In one Haloplanus salinus genomic region, the following are encoded:
- a CDS encoding sugar nucleotidyltransferase — MKAVIPAAGRGTRLFPQTHTKPKPMVRVAGKPILGHILDGVVDSPIDEVVVVVGVMRDHVVEYVTAEYSDDLDVAFAEQETTEGLGHCIYQTREYVGDESMCILLGDMLFETDLGAFLDAHDALGDVDGSIGVKRVDEPSNYGIVTMDGDRIAGLVEKPADPPSNLAISGVYVVEDSAGLFDALGALIENDVRGAGDEYQLTDGLQRMLDAGATFGTFEVRDWYDCGRPETLLEANRVLLESAGSTDGGVADSSVLIPPVDVGEGALIEHSVVGPYVSIDDGARIEDSRVKDSIVGRGSQLRDVNLAGTLVGSGSEVTGTPSRLNVGDSSEIHL, encoded by the coding sequence ATGAAGGCGGTCATCCCGGCGGCCGGTAGAGGAACGCGACTGTTTCCACAGACGCACACGAAGCCGAAGCCGATGGTCCGGGTCGCCGGCAAGCCGATCCTCGGCCACATCCTCGATGGCGTGGTCGACAGCCCCATCGACGAGGTGGTCGTCGTCGTCGGCGTGATGCGCGATCACGTCGTCGAGTACGTCACGGCGGAGTACAGCGACGACCTTGATGTCGCGTTTGCCGAACAGGAGACGACCGAAGGGTTGGGCCACTGTATCTACCAGACCCGCGAGTACGTCGGCGACGAGTCGATGTGCATCCTACTGGGTGATATGCTGTTCGAGACGGACCTCGGCGCCTTCCTCGACGCCCACGACGCCCTCGGCGACGTGGACGGGAGCATCGGCGTCAAGCGTGTCGACGAACCGTCGAACTACGGCATCGTCACGATGGACGGCGACCGGATCGCCGGCCTCGTCGAGAAGCCCGCTGACCCGCCCTCGAACCTCGCTATCAGCGGTGTCTACGTCGTCGAGGACTCGGCGGGGCTGTTCGACGCGCTCGGCGCCCTGATCGAGAACGACGTGCGCGGCGCGGGCGACGAGTATCAGTTGACCGACGGCCTCCAGCGGATGCTCGACGCTGGCGCCACCTTCGGTACCTTCGAAGTGCGGGACTGGTACGACTGTGGCCGGCCCGAAACGTTGCTGGAGGCCAATCGCGTCCTCCTCGAATCCGCGGGCAGCACCGACGGGGGCGTCGCGGATTCCAGCGTGCTCATTCCGCCGGTCGACGTGGGCGAGGGCGCGCTGATCGAACACAGCGTCGTCGGCCCCTACGTCAGCATCGACGACGGCGCTCGCATCGAGGACAGCCGGGTGAAAGACAGCATCGTCGGCCGCGGGTCCCAGCTACGAGACGTGAACCTCGCGGGCACGCTCGTCGGGAGCGGGTCGGAGGTGACGGGGACGCCGTCCCGGCTCAACGTCGGCGACTCCAGCGAGATTCACCTCTAG
- a CDS encoding glycosyltransferase family 2 protein encodes MTAERSAEGTEWEPHPLAVDTGGGRLDDAEATADRPLVTAVVTTYDRPKLVRRAVESVLDQTYAPLEFLVVEDGTDSGVAAWLREAGHDAVRYVRHADNRGLAGARNTALALADGDYVAFLDDDDAWKPERIERQVSLLGSLSASERRRIAVVYCGLESRQDGTVQSILHPENDGDLAASIRDCGASTVQSACLFRRPALLDVGGYDEELPSSIDHDIWMSLAVAGYEVRALDEPLVVSFDDFADSMMTNTDQRIRGVRMYVEKWRPTYREWFGPSAGDRYARRYFARVVGRLAATKLVTGRVDEAARAARAIATEVDVTDYPYAARVCATLLAETGVKRFLRPGAVRLLARAVK; translated from the coding sequence ATGACCGCCGAGCGGTCGGCCGAGGGGACGGAGTGGGAGCCCCACCCACTCGCCGTCGACACCGGCGGCGGGCGACTCGACGACGCTGAGGCGACCGCGGACCGACCGCTCGTGACGGCCGTGGTCACGACTTACGACCGCCCGAAACTCGTCAGGCGGGCGGTCGAGAGCGTCCTCGATCAGACCTACGCGCCGCTCGAGTTCCTGGTCGTCGAGGACGGGACCGACAGCGGCGTGGCGGCGTGGCTACGCGAGGCGGGTCACGACGCGGTGCGGTACGTTCGCCACGCGGACAACCGGGGATTGGCCGGCGCCCGGAACACGGCGCTCGCACTCGCCGACGGCGACTACGTCGCCTTCCTTGACGACGACGACGCGTGGAAACCGGAGCGGATCGAGCGGCAGGTGTCGCTGTTGGGGTCGTTGTCGGCGTCGGAGCGCCGTCGGATTGCGGTCGTCTACTGTGGGCTGGAGAGCCGGCAGGACGGGACGGTGCAGTCGATCCTCCACCCCGAGAACGACGGCGACCTCGCGGCGTCCATCCGCGACTGTGGGGCGTCGACCGTCCAGTCGGCCTGTCTCTTTCGGCGGCCGGCGCTCCTCGACGTCGGCGGCTACGACGAGGAACTCCCCTCTTCGATCGACCACGACATTTGGATGTCGCTAGCCGTCGCGGGCTACGAGGTGCGGGCGCTCGACGAACCGCTCGTCGTCTCCTTCGACGACTTCGCGGACAGCATGATGACGAACACCGACCAGCGTATCCGCGGCGTACGGATGTACGTCGAGAAGTGGCGGCCGACGTACCGCGAGTGGTTCGGCCCGTCAGCGGGCGACCGGTACGCCCGGCGATACTTCGCCCGCGTCGTGGGGCGGTTGGCGGCGACGAAACTCGTCACCGGACGGGTCGACGAGGCCGCTCGGGCCGCACGGGCCATCGCCACGGAAGTCGACGTGACCGACTACCCTTACGCTGCCCGTGTCTGTGCGACGCTCCTCGCCGAGACGGGTGTCAAGCGGTTCCTTCGCCCCGGGGCCGTCCGCCTGCTCGCGCGCGCCGTCAAGTGA